The Nostoc sp. 'Lobaria pulmonaria (5183) cyanobiont' genome window below encodes:
- a CDS encoding aldo/keto reductase — protein MTLATTNLGKTGLTVSRLCLGTMTFGLQTDEETSRHILDTAADGGINFLDTADVYPLGGGLATAGRTEEIVGRWLKGKREHFILATKCVGRVGPAPWDQGASRKHILDAIDASLRRLGTDYIDLYQLHSDDASTPLDETLEALDTVVRAGKARYIGVSNFLAYRLARALGRADTRNLTRFISIQPRYNLLFREIERELLPLAKEEGLGVISYNPLAGGLLTGKHILAQGPTSGTRFTLGAAAERYQDRYWHDREFNTVEALRTVADLAGFPLTTLAVAWVLSNPMITAPIIGASHPEQLTDSLKALELKLDDSLKQKLDDLTAEYRRGDSLR, from the coding sequence ATGACCTTAGCAACTACCAATCTCGGTAAAACTGGATTGACCGTTTCCCGCCTTTGTCTCGGTACCATGACCTTTGGGTTGCAAACCGATGAAGAAACTTCCAGGCACATCCTCGACACTGCTGCTGATGGCGGAATTAACTTTTTGGATACAGCCGACGTTTATCCCCTCGGCGGCGGGCTTGCTACTGCTGGACGCACCGAAGAAATCGTTGGGCGCTGGCTCAAAGGCAAACGCGAACATTTTATCTTAGCTACCAAGTGCGTCGGCCGGGTTGGCCCTGCACCTTGGGATCAAGGGGCTTCGCGGAAACATATTTTGGATGCGATCGATGCTTCTCTGCGGCGGCTGGGAACCGATTATATCGACCTGTATCAGTTGCACTCTGACGATGCCTCCACCCCCCTCGATGAAACTCTGGAAGCACTGGATACAGTGGTTCGTGCTGGCAAGGCGCGCTACATCGGGGTTTCCAACTTCTTAGCTTACCGACTCGCCCGCGCCTTGGGTCGTGCTGACACGCGCAATTTAACCAGGTTCATCTCAATTCAACCCCGCTACAACCTATTATTTCGCGAAATTGAGCGAGAACTGTTGCCTCTGGCGAAAGAAGAGGGACTGGGTGTAATTTCCTACAATCCCTTGGCGGGTGGTCTACTTACTGGCAAACACATTCTCGCTCAAGGCCCCACATCAGGTACGCGTTTTACGCTAGGTGCTGCCGCAGAACGTTATCAAGATCGTTACTGGCACGATCGCGAGTTTAATACTGTCGAAGCTTTACGCACAGTAGCGGATCTCGCCGGATTTCCCCTCACCACCTTGGCGGTAGCTTGGGTTTTATCTAATCCCATGATCACTGCCCCGATTATTGGCGCTAGCCATCCAGAACAACTTACTGACAGCCTCAAGGCACTAGAACTAAAACTTGACGACAGTTTGAAACAAAAGTTAGACGACCTAACCGCCGAATACCGCAGGGGAGATTCTCTTCGTTAG
- a CDS encoding ABC transporter ATP-binding protein translates to MTKKIRQSKFFQRAADAPDLPSTPFRFICYFVNQFRWWYVLAVILEIINATCGIMLPYAIGEIIRGVTRSTGDSKPIFDAMKQPLMLFIGLSVGEVVFGRSAGLLQTILHPIHRQHIVRSLYAYLQHHSHRYLSSSFSGALAHRISETSLGVTQTMQMMITEFMPVIVVYTVATTILYRAYPPLAALVGIWAVLFISISFWLATRCRFYSRKAAAARSETTGIIVDAVTNLTSSRLFARFGFERRYLNEQLRREIKHVRESNWYSERIRWFQFISAAILKISTLYYSLSLWSQGTIATADFVVATSLSLLIISEARNLSRRFLEFFEHIGNVANGVFIIVQPHELVDRDQAIAHSITQGKIEFRRVNFNYTEEKKVFTNLSVTIQPGQRIGLVGLSGSGKSTFVNLILRLFDPQSGEIIIDGVDIRDMTQDALHAQISLIPQDPSLFHRTLLENIRYGRLDATDEEVIEASRKAHAHDFIVQSKDSYNSLVGERGVKLSGGQRQRIVIARVILKDAPILILDEATSSLDSITEKAIQDTLDLAMNGKTVIVVAHRLSTIVHLDRILVFDKGRIIEDGSHAKLLALGGAYYRLWKMQAGGFLPENLDEERIREVRTGTDNVEEGMIA, encoded by the coding sequence ATGACAAAAAAGATCAGACAATCCAAATTTTTTCAACGTGCTGCTGATGCACCAGATTTGCCATCAACTCCATTCAGGTTCATTTGCTATTTCGTTAACCAGTTTCGCTGGTGGTATGTGCTAGCAGTTATCTTGGAGATTATAAACGCAACCTGTGGCATCATGTTGCCTTATGCTATTGGTGAGATAATTCGGGGTGTAACGCGATCAACGGGCGACAGCAAGCCCATTTTTGATGCCATGAAGCAACCCCTAATGTTATTCATCGGCTTGAGTGTGGGTGAAGTGGTATTTGGGCGCTCGGCTGGACTCTTGCAGACGATTCTCCATCCGATTCATCGCCAGCACATTGTGCGATCGCTATATGCCTACTTACAGCACCATTCGCATCGCTACTTAAGCAGCAGTTTTTCCGGGGCATTGGCACATCGAATTAGCGAAACTTCTCTAGGTGTTACGCAGACGATGCAAATGATGATTACTGAATTTATGCCAGTAATTGTTGTGTATACCGTCGCCACAACGATACTGTATCGCGCCTATCCTCCGCTAGCTGCACTCGTGGGGATATGGGCAGTTCTCTTCATCAGTATTTCGTTCTGGCTGGCAACTCGCTGCCGATTTTACTCCCGGAAAGCCGCAGCCGCCAGAAGTGAGACAACTGGGATCATCGTAGATGCGGTAACAAATCTCACTAGTAGCCGATTATTTGCTCGCTTTGGTTTTGAACGACGCTATTTGAATGAGCAATTAAGGCGCGAAATCAAACACGTGAGAGAGTCCAACTGGTACTCGGAGCGAATTCGCTGGTTTCAGTTCATCTCAGCAGCCATTCTGAAAATCAGCACCCTGTATTACTCGCTCTCTCTCTGGAGTCAAGGAACCATCGCTACTGCTGACTTTGTTGTAGCAACTAGCCTGTCGCTGTTGATCATCAGTGAAGCGCGTAATTTGAGCCGCCGCTTTCTGGAATTTTTTGAACATATTGGTAATGTTGCCAATGGTGTTTTTATCATCGTTCAACCGCACGAGTTGGTCGATCGCGATCAAGCGATCGCCCACTCAATCACTCAAGGTAAGATTGAGTTTCGACGGGTGAATTTCAACTACACAGAAGAGAAGAAAGTTTTCACCAACCTTTCTGTCACCATCCAACCCGGACAGCGTATTGGATTGGTGGGCTTGTCCGGCTCTGGAAAATCCACCTTTGTCAATCTGATTCTGCGTTTGTTCGACCCGCAATCTGGAGAGATTATCATTGATGGGGTCGATATTCGAGACATGACTCAGGATGCCTTACACGCTCAGATCAGTTTGATTCCTCAAGATCCGTCTCTGTTTCATCGCACTTTGCTGGAAAATATTCGTTACGGACGCTTGGATGCAACCGATGAGGAAGTAATAGAGGCTTCGCGAAAAGCTCATGCTCACGATTTCATCGTCCAAAGTAAGGATAGTTACAATTCTCTGGTGGGCGAACGTGGTGTCAAGTTGTCTGGAGGGCAGAGACAGCGCATTGTGATTGCGCGGGTAATCCTCAAAGATGCGCCGATTCTGATTTTAGATGAAGCCACCTCTAGCCTCGATTCAATCACCGAAAAAGCAATCCAGGATACCCTCGACTTAGCAATGAATGGGAAAACGGTGATCGTGGTAGCTCATCGATTATCTACCATCGTCCATCTAGATCGGATTCTGGTGTTCGACAAAGGTCGGATTATCGAAGATGGTTCCCACGCCAAACTACTAGCACTCGGCGGCGCTTACTACAGATTATGGAAAATGCAAGCA